A single Syngnathus acus chromosome 8, fSynAcu1.2, whole genome shotgun sequence DNA region contains:
- the zgc:92162 gene encoding group 10 secretory phospholipase A2 isoform X1 codes for MTAFHHALLLFAAVSAASASALPSQRPKRGLLELAGIITCSTGRSPLAYVSYGCYCGLGGNGWPRDQADWCCHKHDCCYGRAESQGCSTKTDRYDWTCDDKTADCDDLTDECEKILCKCDRDAAKCLRKAPYNKKYTLWPNWWCGNHNPMCSIY; via the exons ATGACTGCCTTTCACCATGCACTTTTGCTCTTTGCAG CGGTTTCAGCGGCTTCTGCGTCGGCACTCCCATCCCAGCGACCTAAAAGAGGTTTGCTGGAGCTGGCAGGAATCATCACTTGCAGTACGGGGAGATCACCTTTGGCTTACGTCTCGTACGGGTGCTACTGCGGACTCGGGGGCAACGGCTGGCCGCGGGACCAAGCCGACtg GTGCTGCCACAAGCATGACTGCTGCTACGGCAGGGCCGAGAGTCAAGGCTGCAGTACCAAAACTGACCGCTACGATTGGACATGTGACGACAAGACAGCTGATTgtg ATGATTTGACGGACGAGTGTGAGAAGATTTTGTGTAAGTGTGACCGAGACGCTGCCAAGTGCCTGAGAAAGGCACCCTACAACAAGAAATACACCCTGTGGCCAAATTGGTGGTGTGGCAACCACAATCCGATGTGTTCCATTTATTGA
- the zc3h7a gene encoding zinc finger CCCH domain-containing protein 7A isoform X2, giving the protein MSGLDPLDRKSRWQQIQKGLQFIQSTLPYPGSQDHYEVFIKDLVQNLFGEGNDVFKEGDWTKAIEMYTEALDVAAYAESEAVTVTTGVLEKLYANRAAACLNMNPGLYDLALEDCEKALQLNEGNYKALYRKAKSLKEMGRHQEAYDAVAKCSLAVPQDPSVTLLTQDLAKMLGLKIRKAYVRTKPALNVLRGSSHQDAACDQASHNSSVEEIEIEVPELLPVSSSVAVAAPVHAPLLNGSTTVDELRLPSGIPSKTVSEPPGFESLSLPVSSASSAPLAVNIFMNGSQTNPPHTLLETSQDLEQDIIGNDLDDLLDQAGPEMSMGMPTMKRPLPLPASMPSANSMSNPSFLMPPHMNPFLASAQQCTVNLPPLYHQLGSSTYFGMDTFGTLPQPLNTLDSLSLSELKTDYSSNTFMPQLSNSEAPTGMAVGMPEVKGASVGLTKNPLAETHEFKQACSLCYIRTGSSVLDYTLHTDEHKCKKDVLLGRLKHSLDKKWKLIRPRPTKTQYVGPYYICKEVAAGTDCVYPGHCTFAYCQEEIDVWTLERIGLISRENLFDPFGPSSSMMLTVAKILQEHPEIFVFLCGVCFDHKPRIISKTSKDNPTLCSHPVTKHDFEKHKCLVHILKDSTVRYSKIRMLNPLGQLDLCRHEVRYGCVREDECFYAHSLIELKVWMLQHQRRISHESIVEEATVFWNTNIARQGGRFSGQKRFGPQNLKMMFVCSQCWRNGQLSEADKNKKYCSAKARHTWAKDKRVVLISSNERKKWTTVRALPTKKPIPAQFEICMHVASGKKCQYVGNCTFAHSTEERDLWTFMKENNIADADQLYDKWLQSQKADWAEETANVSVRENGKPIQMPTDYMEEVAGNHCWLCGKNCNSEKQWQQHITSEKHKERVFTSEDDHNCWQYRFPTGTFKVCERFNIGTCTEDDACKLAHGEQELREWMERREVLLMKLAKARKDHLIAPNDNDFGKYSFLLKDIK; this is encoded by the exons ATGTCTGGATTGGATCCGCTTGACAGAAAGAGTCGTTGGCAGCAGATTCAGAAAGGACTACAGTTTATCCA ATCAACACTACCCTATCCTGGAAGTCAAGATCATTATGAA GTGTTCATTAAAGATCTTGTTCAGAATCTTTTCGGAGAAGGCAACGATGTGTTTAAAGAAGGCGACTGGACGAAAGCAATCGAGATGTACACAGAAGCTTTGGATGTAGCCGCTTATGCCGAGTCGGAGGCAGTCACCGTGACAACGGGTGTATTGGAGAAGCTTTATGCAAATCGAGCCGCCGCGTGCCTAAACATGAATCCG GGATTGTACGATCTCGCGCTGGAAGACTGTGAAAAGGCCCTGCAACTGAATGAGGGCAACTATAAAGCGCTGTACAGAAAGGCCAAGTCGCTAAAGGAGATGGGGAGGCATCAAGAGGCCTACGACGCAGTGGCCAAATGCTCGCTAGCTGTGCCTCAG GATCCCAGCGTTACACTACTGACTCAGGACCTCGCCAAAATGTTAGGACTGAAAATTCGTAAAGCGTACGTCAGGACAAAG CCGGCCTTGAATGTATTGCGGGGATCGAGTCATCAGGATGCCGCTTGTGACCAG GCGTCCCACAACTCTTCAGTTGAAGAAATAGAAATTG aagtACCGGAGTTGTTACCAGTCAGCAGCAGTGTTGCGGTGGCCGCACCGGTCCACGCTCCGCTGCTAAACGGCAGCACAACGGTAGATGAGCTCCGGCTCCCCAGCGGCATCCCATCGAAGACGGTGTCAGAGCCTCCGGGCTTTGAGTCGTTATCCCTTCCCGTGTCTTCGGCCTCGTCCGCGCCCCTCGCCGTAAACATCTTCATGAACGGCTCTCAGACAAATCCGCCTCATACGCTACTGGAGACCAGCCAAGACTTAGAGCAGGACATCATCGGTAACGACCTTGACGACCTGCTGGACCAGGCGGGCCCGGAGATGTCTATG GGCATGCCCACGATGAAGCGCCCTCTTCCTTTGCCAGCCAGCATGCCCTCGGCCAACTCCATGTCGAATCCTTCTTTCCTTATGCCGCCTCATATGAACCCTTTCCTAGCCAGCGCTCAGCAATGCACTGTCAATCTTCCGCCGCTTTACCACCAGTTAGGTTCCAGCACCTATTTTGGGATGGACACTTTTGGGACCTTGCCGCAGCCCCTTAACACGCTGGATAGCCTTTCCTTATCGGAACTTAAAACAG ATTATTCTTCAAATACCTTCATGCCACAG CTGAGCAACAGCGAAGCTCCGACGGGAATGGCTGTGGGCATGCCCGAGGTGAAGGGCGCTTCAGTCGGCCTTACCAAGAACCCGTTAGCCGAAACTCACGAGTTCAAACAGGCGTGTTCCCTCTGCTACATCAGAACAG GAAGCAGCGTGTTGGATTACACGCTCCATACCGACGAGcacaaatgtaaaaaggaCGTTCTACTGGGCAGACTCAAACATTCCCTTGATAAAAAATGGAAGCTCATTCGGCCCAGACCGACCAAAACGCAATACGTCGGACCTTATTACATTTGCAAAG AGGTTGCTGCCGGAACCGATTGTGTCTATCCGGGTCACTGCACGTTTGCGTACTGTCAGGAGGAAATTGATGTTTGGACGCTGGAGCGGATAGGCCTTATATCCCGGGAAAATCTCTTCGACCCTTTCGGGCCCAGCTCCAGCATGATGCTGACCGTGGCCAAGATTTTACAAGAACACCCtgaaatatttgtctttttgtgcgGA GTGTGTTTTGATCACAAACCTCGAATCATCAGCAAAACCAGCAAAGATAACCCGACGCTTTGCTCCCACCCAGTAACCAAGCACGACTTTGAGAAACACAA GTGCCTGGTGCACATCTTGAAGGACAGCACAGTGCGAtattccaaaatccgaatgcTGAATCCCCTGGGCCAGCTAGACCTGTGTCGACACGAAGTGCGCTACGGCTGCGTGAGGGAGGACGAGTGCTTCTACGCTCACAGCCTCATCGAGCTCAAGGTTTGGATGCTGCAGCACCAACGAC GCATCAGTCATGAAAGTATTGTTGAAGAGGCCACCGTGTTTTGGAACACCAATATTGCACGACAGGGCGGACGG TTTTCAGGACAAAAAAGGTTCGGGCCTCAAAATTTGAAGATGATGTTTGTTTGTAGCCAGTGTTGGAGAAACGGGCAACTAAGCGAAGCagacaagaataaaaaatattgctcAGCCAAGGCGAGGCACAC gtGGGCCAAAGACAAACGTGTGGTTCTTATAAGCtccaatgaaagaaaaaaatggaccacGGTTCGAGCCCTTCCCACCAAAAAGCCAATTCCGGCTCAGTTTGAG ATTTGCATGCATGTGGCATCCGGCAAGAAGTGTCAATATGTGGGCAATTGCACGTTCGCTCACAGCACAGAGGAGCGAGATCTTTGGACCTTCatgaaggaaaacaaca TCGCAGATGCCGATCAGCTTTACGACAAGTGGCTTCAATCTCAGAAGGCCGACTGGGCCGAGGAGACCGCCAACGTCTCTGTGAGGGAGAACGGCAAGCCCATCCAAATGCCCACAGATTATATGGAAGAAGTG GCCGGCAACCACTGCTGGCTGTGCGGTAAGAACTGCAACAGCGAGAAGCAGTGGCAGCAGCACATCACCTcggaaaaacacaaagagcGAGTCTTCACCTCAGAGGACGACCATAACTGCTGGCAGTACCGATTTCCCACCGGGACTTTCAAAGTCTGCGAGAG GTTCAACATCGGGACGTGCACAGAGGACGACGCGTGCAAGCTAGCCCACGGCGAGCAGGAGCTGCGGGAGTGGATGGAGCGGCGGGAAGTGCTTTTGATGAAATTGGCCAAAGCTAGAAAAGATCACCTTATAGCACCCAATGACAATGATTTTGGCAAATATAGTTTTCTTCTTAAGGACATCAAGTAA
- the zc3h7a gene encoding zinc finger CCCH domain-containing protein 7A isoform X1, with translation MSCVHHRTRPFTSRRVDAPAYRMKQIVARTKRQPDAVENNNPADDTDTQQEEYVVMSGLDPLDRKSRWQQIQKGLQFIQSTLPYPGSQDHYEVFIKDLVQNLFGEGNDVFKEGDWTKAIEMYTEALDVAAYAESEAVTVTTGVLEKLYANRAAACLNMNPGLYDLALEDCEKALQLNEGNYKALYRKAKSLKEMGRHQEAYDAVAKCSLAVPQDPSVTLLTQDLAKMLGLKIRKAYVRTKPALNVLRGSSHQDAACDQASHNSSVEEIEIEVPELLPVSSSVAVAAPVHAPLLNGSTTVDELRLPSGIPSKTVSEPPGFESLSLPVSSASSAPLAVNIFMNGSQTNPPHTLLETSQDLEQDIIGNDLDDLLDQAGPEMSMGMPTMKRPLPLPASMPSANSMSNPSFLMPPHMNPFLASAQQCTVNLPPLYHQLGSSTYFGMDTFGTLPQPLNTLDSLSLSELKTDYSSNTFMPQLSNSEAPTGMAVGMPEVKGASVGLTKNPLAETHEFKQACSLCYIRTGSSVLDYTLHTDEHKCKKDVLLGRLKHSLDKKWKLIRPRPTKTQYVGPYYICKEVAAGTDCVYPGHCTFAYCQEEIDVWTLERIGLISRENLFDPFGPSSSMMLTVAKILQEHPEIFVFLCGVCFDHKPRIISKTSKDNPTLCSHPVTKHDFEKHKCLVHILKDSTVRYSKIRMLNPLGQLDLCRHEVRYGCVREDECFYAHSLIELKVWMLQHQRRISHESIVEEATVFWNTNIARQGGRFSGQKRFGPQNLKMMFVCSQCWRNGQLSEADKNKKYCSAKARHTWAKDKRVVLISSNERKKWTTVRALPTKKPIPAQFEICMHVASGKKCQYVGNCTFAHSTEERDLWTFMKENNIADADQLYDKWLQSQKADWAEETANVSVRENGKPIQMPTDYMEEVAGNHCWLCGKNCNSEKQWQQHITSEKHKERVFTSEDDHNCWQYRFPTGTFKVCERFNIGTCTEDDACKLAHGEQELREWMERREVLLMKLAKARKDHLIAPNDNDFGKYSFLLKDIK, from the exons ATGTCATGCGTCCATCATCGGACACGTCCGTTTACGAGCCGCCGTGTGGATGCCCCAGCGTACCGAATGAAACAAATAGTGGCTCGGACGAAACGTCAGCCTGATGCCGTGGAGAACAACAACCCCGCTGACG ACACTGACACCCAACAAGAAGAGTACGTAGTCATGTCTGGATTGGATCCGCTTGACAGAAAGAGTCGTTGGCAGCAGATTCAGAAAGGACTACAGTTTATCCA ATCAACACTACCCTATCCTGGAAGTCAAGATCATTATGAA GTGTTCATTAAAGATCTTGTTCAGAATCTTTTCGGAGAAGGCAACGATGTGTTTAAAGAAGGCGACTGGACGAAAGCAATCGAGATGTACACAGAAGCTTTGGATGTAGCCGCTTATGCCGAGTCGGAGGCAGTCACCGTGACAACGGGTGTATTGGAGAAGCTTTATGCAAATCGAGCCGCCGCGTGCCTAAACATGAATCCG GGATTGTACGATCTCGCGCTGGAAGACTGTGAAAAGGCCCTGCAACTGAATGAGGGCAACTATAAAGCGCTGTACAGAAAGGCCAAGTCGCTAAAGGAGATGGGGAGGCATCAAGAGGCCTACGACGCAGTGGCCAAATGCTCGCTAGCTGTGCCTCAG GATCCCAGCGTTACACTACTGACTCAGGACCTCGCCAAAATGTTAGGACTGAAAATTCGTAAAGCGTACGTCAGGACAAAG CCGGCCTTGAATGTATTGCGGGGATCGAGTCATCAGGATGCCGCTTGTGACCAG GCGTCCCACAACTCTTCAGTTGAAGAAATAGAAATTG aagtACCGGAGTTGTTACCAGTCAGCAGCAGTGTTGCGGTGGCCGCACCGGTCCACGCTCCGCTGCTAAACGGCAGCACAACGGTAGATGAGCTCCGGCTCCCCAGCGGCATCCCATCGAAGACGGTGTCAGAGCCTCCGGGCTTTGAGTCGTTATCCCTTCCCGTGTCTTCGGCCTCGTCCGCGCCCCTCGCCGTAAACATCTTCATGAACGGCTCTCAGACAAATCCGCCTCATACGCTACTGGAGACCAGCCAAGACTTAGAGCAGGACATCATCGGTAACGACCTTGACGACCTGCTGGACCAGGCGGGCCCGGAGATGTCTATG GGCATGCCCACGATGAAGCGCCCTCTTCCTTTGCCAGCCAGCATGCCCTCGGCCAACTCCATGTCGAATCCTTCTTTCCTTATGCCGCCTCATATGAACCCTTTCCTAGCCAGCGCTCAGCAATGCACTGTCAATCTTCCGCCGCTTTACCACCAGTTAGGTTCCAGCACCTATTTTGGGATGGACACTTTTGGGACCTTGCCGCAGCCCCTTAACACGCTGGATAGCCTTTCCTTATCGGAACTTAAAACAG ATTATTCTTCAAATACCTTCATGCCACAG CTGAGCAACAGCGAAGCTCCGACGGGAATGGCTGTGGGCATGCCCGAGGTGAAGGGCGCTTCAGTCGGCCTTACCAAGAACCCGTTAGCCGAAACTCACGAGTTCAAACAGGCGTGTTCCCTCTGCTACATCAGAACAG GAAGCAGCGTGTTGGATTACACGCTCCATACCGACGAGcacaaatgtaaaaaggaCGTTCTACTGGGCAGACTCAAACATTCCCTTGATAAAAAATGGAAGCTCATTCGGCCCAGACCGACCAAAACGCAATACGTCGGACCTTATTACATTTGCAAAG AGGTTGCTGCCGGAACCGATTGTGTCTATCCGGGTCACTGCACGTTTGCGTACTGTCAGGAGGAAATTGATGTTTGGACGCTGGAGCGGATAGGCCTTATATCCCGGGAAAATCTCTTCGACCCTTTCGGGCCCAGCTCCAGCATGATGCTGACCGTGGCCAAGATTTTACAAGAACACCCtgaaatatttgtctttttgtgcgGA GTGTGTTTTGATCACAAACCTCGAATCATCAGCAAAACCAGCAAAGATAACCCGACGCTTTGCTCCCACCCAGTAACCAAGCACGACTTTGAGAAACACAA GTGCCTGGTGCACATCTTGAAGGACAGCACAGTGCGAtattccaaaatccgaatgcTGAATCCCCTGGGCCAGCTAGACCTGTGTCGACACGAAGTGCGCTACGGCTGCGTGAGGGAGGACGAGTGCTTCTACGCTCACAGCCTCATCGAGCTCAAGGTTTGGATGCTGCAGCACCAACGAC GCATCAGTCATGAAAGTATTGTTGAAGAGGCCACCGTGTTTTGGAACACCAATATTGCACGACAGGGCGGACGG TTTTCAGGACAAAAAAGGTTCGGGCCTCAAAATTTGAAGATGATGTTTGTTTGTAGCCAGTGTTGGAGAAACGGGCAACTAAGCGAAGCagacaagaataaaaaatattgctcAGCCAAGGCGAGGCACAC gtGGGCCAAAGACAAACGTGTGGTTCTTATAAGCtccaatgaaagaaaaaaatggaccacGGTTCGAGCCCTTCCCACCAAAAAGCCAATTCCGGCTCAGTTTGAG ATTTGCATGCATGTGGCATCCGGCAAGAAGTGTCAATATGTGGGCAATTGCACGTTCGCTCACAGCACAGAGGAGCGAGATCTTTGGACCTTCatgaaggaaaacaaca TCGCAGATGCCGATCAGCTTTACGACAAGTGGCTTCAATCTCAGAAGGCCGACTGGGCCGAGGAGACCGCCAACGTCTCTGTGAGGGAGAACGGCAAGCCCATCCAAATGCCCACAGATTATATGGAAGAAGTG GCCGGCAACCACTGCTGGCTGTGCGGTAAGAACTGCAACAGCGAGAAGCAGTGGCAGCAGCACATCACCTcggaaaaacacaaagagcGAGTCTTCACCTCAGAGGACGACCATAACTGCTGGCAGTACCGATTTCCCACCGGGACTTTCAAAGTCTGCGAGAG GTTCAACATCGGGACGTGCACAGAGGACGACGCGTGCAAGCTAGCCCACGGCGAGCAGGAGCTGCGGGAGTGGATGGAGCGGCGGGAAGTGCTTTTGATGAAATTGGCCAAAGCTAGAAAAGATCACCTTATAGCACCCAATGACAATGATTTTGGCAAATATAGTTTTCTTCTTAAGGACATCAAGTAA
- the LOC119126210 gene encoding major vault protein-like → MVRIPPDHYIHVLDQNTCIARVEIGPQTYHCLDNERVPFAPVPMIVVPPRHYCVVKLKHADLDIRLTGNPFPLHPGEKIQQDVTPLQVVHPNTALRLQALINFMDGTERRVAGTEWLFEGPGTYIPRKEVVVLETIEATVIGENQPIRLRARQEGVDRRGVLRVTGEEWLVRKAGVYLPGAHEEVIDIVNAFLPTDKHLHRFSLHCHIRRATASLASRAALFKLSTPEIITAVHQMELLLPVASAPWVGVVGLRLGKWLRAAGIVGILLRNDRFRRR, encoded by the exons ATGGTCCGGATCCCGCCTGACCACTACATTCACGTGCTGGACCAGAACACCTGCATCGCCCGTGTCGAGATTGGCCCGCAAACGTACCACTGCCTGGACAATGAAAG GGTTCCGTTCGCGCCCGTGCCCATGATAGTGGTGCCCCCGCGCCACTACTGCGTGGTTAAGCTCAAGCACGCTGACCTGGACATCCGTCTCACCGGGAATCCCTTCCCGCTTCACCCTGGTGAGAAGATCCAGCAG gacGTGACCCCCCTGCAGGTGGTTCACCCCAACACAGCGCTCCGTCTGCAGGCGCTAATCAACTTCATGGACGGCACAGAAAGACGCGTGGCGGGAACCGAGTGGCTCTTTGAGGGACCCG GCACGTACATCCCGAGGAAGGAGGTGGTTGTCCTGGAGACCATCGAGGCCACAGTGATCGGCGAGAACCAGCCCATAAGACTGCGAGCGCGCCAAGAGGGCGTTGACCGCAGGGGAGTGCTCCGGGTTACGG GTGAGGAGTGGCTGGTGAGAAAGGCGGGCGTGTACCTGCCGGGCGCCCACGAGGAGGTCATCGACATCGTCAACGCCTTCCTCCCGACGGACAAG CATCTGCACAGGTTTTCCCTCCACTGTCACATCCGCCGGGCCACTGCTTCTCTGGCTTCCCGGGCAGCCCTATTCAAATTGTCCACACCAGAGATCATCAC GGCCGTCCACCAGATGGAGCTGTTGCTCCCTGTTGCATCGGCGCCCTGGGTTGGCGTAGTGGGCCTCCGGCTGGGCAAGTGGCTCCGCGCGGCCGGTATTGTGGGCATCCTCTTGCGCAATGATCGGTTTCGCCGCAGATGA
- the zgc:92162 gene encoding group 10 secretory phospholipase A2 isoform X2: MTAFHHALLLFAAASASALPSQRPKRGLLELAGIITCSTGRSPLAYVSYGCYCGLGGNGWPRDQADWCCHKHDCCYGRAESQGCSTKTDRYDWTCDDKTADCDDLTDECEKILCKCDRDAAKCLRKAPYNKKYTLWPNWWCGNHNPMCSIY; the protein is encoded by the exons ATGACTGCCTTTCACCATGCACTTTTGCTCTTTGCAG CGGCTTCTGCGTCGGCACTCCCATCCCAGCGACCTAAAAGAGGTTTGCTGGAGCTGGCAGGAATCATCACTTGCAGTACGGGGAGATCACCTTTGGCTTACGTCTCGTACGGGTGCTACTGCGGACTCGGGGGCAACGGCTGGCCGCGGGACCAAGCCGACtg GTGCTGCCACAAGCATGACTGCTGCTACGGCAGGGCCGAGAGTCAAGGCTGCAGTACCAAAACTGACCGCTACGATTGGACATGTGACGACAAGACAGCTGATTgtg ATGATTTGACGGACGAGTGTGAGAAGATTTTGTGTAAGTGTGACCGAGACGCTGCCAAGTGCCTGAGAAAGGCACCCTACAACAAGAAATACACCCTGTGGCCAAATTGGTGGTGTGGCAACCACAATCCGATGTGTTCCATTTATTGA
- the rmi2 gene encoding recQ-mediated genome instability protein 2 → MDKPDNPAGERKRAPPVKVLSGQLRTATEVRGSSGEPGAGWVVRLGMDRSLQVSLVWMQGTVLEVKLALNTVLLMDETGTFTVQGVGSIPRGKPCLSSGKYVMVMGVIQAVSPEPVVRAVKLADLSEHAAVHRPMWKLEVEDLQRVLVAGGCAASDGWK, encoded by the exons ATGGACAAACCTGACAATCCCGCCGGTGAAAGGAAACGCGCCCCGCCAGTGAAGGTCCTTTCCGGGCAGCTGAGGACGGCGACGGAGGTGCGGGGGAGCTCCGGCGAGCCCGGGGCTGGCTGGGTCGTCAGGCTGGGCATGGATCGCTCTTTGCAGGTCTCGCTGGTATGGATGCAGGGCACCGTGCTGGAGGTGAAGCTGGCGCTCAACACCGTGCTGCTCATGGATGAGACGGGCACGTTCACAGTCCAGGGTGTCGGGAGCATTCCCAGAGGGAAACCGTGTTTGTCGTCGG GTAAATATGTGATGGTGATGGGCGTCATCCAGGCCGTCTCCCCGGAACCGGTGGTGCGCGCCGTGAAGCTGGCGGACCTTTCTGAGCACGCTGCGGTGCACAGACCGATGTGGAAGCTGGAAGTGGAGGACCTGCAGCGTGTGCTGGTCGCCGGTGGATGTGCAGCCTCCGACGGCTGGAAATGA